GAAGTTACTTATGTAACTTGTTTTTCCTACTCCTATTAGTGCAATCATTTTCCTCTTTCTTAAGTAACTTGTTTTCCGAAGAATATTGActaaccaaacatgagaaatttgaaacatattttcctccataccaaacacacccttagtTACTCAAATTTTGAACTTTGGTGTGACATCATCACTGTTATTTCCATTATAGCTAATATAATGCACCAGTCAGTTTAACatagtaattttgtgttcaGCCAAATGCATTACAATGGATCCAAAAATACCAGAATGTATAACTCAACTAGTTTGGGGTTGAGCATAGTTGATTGATCTATTGCTTTGAACCTACTTGTAGGCACTAAAAATGTTTGCTGCTTTATGTTCTCTGATATCTTTCAGTTGAAGTATTAGAATTTTGGTTTACAATGCCTCAAGTTACCATGTAATTGAGCTTTTGTTGTAATGACTATGTAGGCCTAGCAAACAAGAAAACTGTGACCATCCAGGCTGGAGGCAAAGATCAATCCGTGTTGCTAGCTACAACGAAGACCAAGAAACAGAACAAGCCTTCTAGTTTGCTGAACAAATCTGCAATGAAGAAGGAGTTCCGCCGCATGGCCAAGGCAGTAACAAACCAGGTAGGCATTTACCCTCTTTTTTACCACCGTACTGGAGCAAATATACTGCATTGTAGCTATGCAATAACCTTAACTGGGTTCTTCATGTGCTAATTTGGCAAATGAAGGGTTCTTTGTAACATGACCTAAATGCATTATGATCTTAGTGTTCCAGTTATATTTGGTGAAAGAGATTGGTAGTAATCAATAGTGTAACTTACTACCCAAAGAGCTAGAGAGAGTTGCTCTTAAAGAcaatatgttgtttattgttTGTTTTCTTCCTCACTAATTATAGTGCCTTGATGTTTGTACACATAAATGAAATTCCTCAATAACACAACGTAGTAAGATCTCTGAGCTTTATATTACTAGCTTAATTAATTCTTTCTAGGATGGTCAATTTCTATCATGTGTAAGGGCTTAATTCATTTCAagtatttttgtaatttaaagaCTGATTAAAAGCTGATTCTTATAAGGGATGGTCAAGTTTACAACTATTGCTTTTATATAGTAAGCTGTAAGCAAAATGCTAGGGTGATTTCTGAAATTGACAAGGTCAACCAATCCAAACCAAATAGCCTTCAAGAATCCAGATGTTGAATACGGTTTTTGGTACTTGAGGTTTAGAAAGCATTAATGAATTCCAAAGAAAAACTTCAAACTATTTTTGACCTAATTGTGAATGTTTGTTTTGTATCTGCATCTACCTCATATTTTTCCTTCTAAAGATTCCTCAATGTTTTATATCTTTGCGCTGTCTCCCTATCATGCTACTTTATGTTCTGCTTATTGTATGTTTTGGATGTGTTCTGCTTAATGTATTGTCTATTATAATCTTATTAGGCTTTTACTTTAGGAATTCTTCCATAATCAACAACTTGGGATAGAAACCTTGTAATGATCTTTCTCACATTACATTCTTGGTTCAATTATTGGTTTTCAGGTTGCAGACAACTATTACAGGCCAGATCTGAAGAAGGCAGCCCTTGCAAGGTTGAGTGCTGTTAACAGGAGCCTCAGGGTCACCAAGTCTGGCGTGAAGAAGAGGAACAGGCAGTCTTAGTTGCATGAGTGTTACATTGTGTTTGCAATGGCATTGCTGTCTCCTGTCATTAAGTACCAAAgttttgtttttcaattttatatttgattttcttttttcaaaaagcTATTGGTAAGGGGCTTTGCTCCGTGCTTTTGGATTGAAGGCATTATGATCATTTAGAAAGTATCTGTTTAATTTGTGGAAGGTGTGGTATATTGGACTCCTCCTTCTGCCTTTTATTTCTGCATTCCTTAACGGAACAAATAATGAATTATTGCTGAAATGGTAGTCGTTTATGCGGTttgaaaatatgtaaaataCATACCAGATTGTAATCATCACGATTCTGATAGTTTTGTTGAAATTTAGTGGAGTCCAGTGATTTAATAGGAAATATGGACAGGCATTGGTAGTGTTGGAACTAAATTAAATTCAACTCATGTATGTTCAATTAATATGTAATTGCCCATAGAACTGAAAAAGCTCTTTAAAATCTGTTTTCCGAACATGGCTACATTACAGAGGTATtgaatcaattatttttaatgaatgAATCTGATTGCAACTTCAAATATGAACTTCAAGGAGATCAGGTTCCCTATTTCTAGTTTAAAGACAGTTTAATAAGCCAGTATAAATAACAAAcgtttatttaaattaatctgtaaatattatttgaaatttttgaaacaAGATTTATGGTCAAACTGGGCGTCAAGGTTCTGTAAAATTCAGTGCTCAAAACCTTTTAAAAACAATCCTGTTGGATTTTTAGTTGCTGGATGCGACTCACTTGCCAATTTGCTGCATTTGCGCCATTTCTGTGCCTTTCAGAAGTTCATCAATTTCTGTCAGTTTATACTTCTTCAAGCTCACCCTTTTGTCCAATCTGGAAACAGAACACGTAAAGAATGTGGTCAGAAATTGTTTAATTTGGGGTTGTACCCCTGATTAGTTGTATATTTGCGACCCTTCACCTCATGAGCTAGCTTGAAAATGAAGTTAGGCAGTATCAGGAGCCATACCTGCATTGTTCCGAGTCAGAGTCGTATGAAGCCAGCCACACAGCAGCTAAGGCACGACCTATTCAGGTGAGTGAGGTTGTGAACTTGTGATGCCTAGTCCCATATAAGCTATTTAGAAAAGGGTCTCAATAGCTTTTATGCGGTCCACAACTCTTTACCTCATGAGCTTTAGATGCCAGATCTGTGTTGTAGTTGCAGCAACAGCATCAGTAATCAACATGATGAGTGAAGTCTTTTACCCCTTAATCTGCTGAGATAAAACATGGTTCAAAGTAGTTGTCAAGAAAGAGAAAACAGAAACTAGCATTGCTGAGAGCCAAAGTTAATGGGGGCACCCCCATATCAAGGATAGAAAAACCTGATATTCCTTGATTGTGTTGTTGGTgtccataactttaaaattaatgGCAACTACATATATAAATCAAATCCAACATGTGGCAATACTGAAATTGTAAGAGTTTTATGCAGATACCAGGAagtcaaaatagaaaaaaactCATTTCTGGAAAGTTGGGAACAGAAATCTTTGACCCAAAGTAATAACCTCTAATGGCGTTGATTTGAGATAGAACAAGAACAGAAGTTCTCTTACTACAATTAAAAAAAGCTAAAGAAATTAATGTAGGGAAAACTAACACGATATCTAGTTTTCTATCCCTATAGGCCATATAGAGGACAGTGAACTTCCATTTTAGGCCTTAGAAAAGAGGTATGCTAGGAGCTAGTCACGGTGTAGAAAACAAAGGACTTGCAACAATATTTTTGCAGTCTTGAACCTTGAACTATGACtgaaacttgttcaataaaagTAGCCAATAACTTGACCACCCACATTTTGCCTCATCGCTTCTTCGTGATCGAAAACTCCACTCATAGCCCCACTGCATAAACATCAGTAAATCAGTTCCTTCGacagaagaaaaagagaatggAAATGACTTCTCTAAATTTTAAATAGGAAAGGGAAGAACAGTCAACAGTGGACCTGAGTTGGATGTTAAAAGGAAATGAACTACAATCATGTATGACTTTTAAGAGGAAGGAAAAGAAATGGATAAAGAATATTTGAActaaaagcatatatatatatatatatatatccaatgCATATAAAAACCTGTGCTTTGTATTTGTTTCATCGCATCAATCAACAAAAGCGCTAGATTTTATTAACACTACCGAACAGGGCAAACTAGGTGAGCAGACTCTAGAATAAAGTCCCATATGTAGATCAACATGTACATACAATCAAAGGAATTGTAATAACTGCCAAAAGAATATAGTTGGCCTGTACTTTGGTCCAAAGCCATTTTTCAGGCATATGTTCCAGGATAATATGCTGATTGAAGCGGAAAACCAACAAAAAGGTCTAGTGCTTTCATTTTCAGAAATCTCAAGATGTAAAAGGGAAGTCCAATTAGTTTACAAAAGAACCACCATTGACCATTCCCTGCTTATAATTTTTCCAATGAATCACATATCAGTCCATATGGGTACATATAATCCTGAAAAGCAGTAGAATAAATATAAACTGGGAAAAAATAGACGCATGGAGGTTAGGGAAAGGCGTGTAAGTTATATAAAGAAAACTGGTTAAAAAAGAGTTAGAATAAAGGGTTGATGGGTCCAAATACAGATTCAGTCAGAAAAAAAATGCAAGATCAAGAGGTTATCATGTTAGCATTGGTGAACCATCCAGATTCAAACCCAGAAAAAATATGGAATGTGAATACTTACACAAAGTACATCACATTGAAGTACATTGTAACAAAGACagatctttctttttcttttctgataAGTAACAAAGACAGAGATCTCAAAACTAAGAACTCATTGAACAACCCGTCAGTTAATGTTCCATGTTTCTATATCTGATAAAAAATCTTGTCgaatgagaaaaagaaaaaactagAGGGAGTACACAAACCTGACGAGTTAGTAATGTGCGTGTCTTGCAGTCTTACATGCTTGCAGCCTTGATGTCTTGTCTATAGGTGAGAGCACGACAATCGTTTATCCTTCCAAGCAGTTGAACAGTTATCTTACCAACTCTATGAGGATCATGCATTTCAAAGTCTTTAATATAACCTGAAAAAAACAGTTAAAATTTAAGCAGCATGAAAAGCTTTATAACTTCATCAACTGGTAAGCATGTTTTTTAATCACACAGGAGAAGTACCTCATGGTCTAATACATGACAACCCAAAACATAGTTTCACGTCTTTCAAGGTTGAGTGCCAGTAAAAATCCACAAGTAGATTAATGCAAAACTAACCAATTTATCACCCCACATAGTCAAAAAATCTAAACAGCAAATTTTTTTGGAGGCTTAATAAACCAAGAACAAGCAATCAACTTTTAGATAATCCCCTTCTTCATAACACTATTTCTATTTGGAGAATTaaacaattttctttttatgattacaagatttttttcaaatgattttatgtattataattataaaattacGATATAAACTCTATTTAAAAACTCATAAATTGATATCCAATTCATTCTGAACACCACATACTTTAACTTCTGATCAAACCCCGGTTCTTTTAGGAGGGATAGTACAgaaggaaaaatataaataaaattgactCCATGAGTCGTGGGAAATTTTTCTGCAATGAATTACTCCATCATGGAAAGCTCAAGAAAACATAAATTGAGGCATCGGATGACACTTAAACTTGGCCTCAACTATCAAGAAGGCACTCTAACTTTAAGAGTGCACATCTAAACATCTCAACTTGGTCTCAACTGACAACTAAATACTCTAACTCATCCCACTATGCTGACGTGACATAAATTTCGAAGGTGTCTAGatgatcattttgta
This Solanum dulcamara chromosome 1, daSolDulc1.2, whole genome shotgun sequence DNA region includes the following protein-coding sequences:
- the LOC129900441 gene encoding 60S ribosomal protein L28-1-like, with the protein product MTTVPGQLVWEIVKKNNSFLVKEFGNGSAGVVFSKEPNNLCNLHSYKHSGLANKKTVTIQAGGKDQSVLLATTKTKKQNKPSSLLNKSAMKKEFRRMAKAVTNQVADNYYRPDLKKAALARLSAVNRSLRVTKSGVKKRNRQS